In Luteitalea sp. TBR-22, one genomic interval encodes:
- the pheS gene encoding phenylalanine--tRNA ligase subunit alpha yields the protein MTDLSSSVSALRAEFDAALAAVASAADLQALRDRFLGRKNGLVTALYGEIGKAPADQKREIGRLANELKQAVEAGLEARKATLGASATRAAGLDLTLAPRPLPVGSRHPLNAMRERIERIFVRMGYEILDGPETEDDWHCFEALNMPAEHPARDAQDTLYLAQPFVQGVRATGEPGAGVTLRPATLLRTHTSAMQIRYMERHAPPIRIIAPGRVYRRDNLDLTHTPMFQQVEALVVGEQVTMADLKGTLLGFAREFFDPKTPIMFKPSFFPYTEPSAEVFVGCQSCFGSGCSMCKRTGWIEIGGSGMVHPSVFEAVGIDPERYTGFAFGMGIERLALLAHRVDDIRAFYENDLRFLEQFAS from the coding sequence TCCGCCCTGCGCGCCGAGTTCGACGCGGCCCTGGCGGCCGTCGCCTCGGCGGCCGACCTGCAGGCGTTGCGCGACCGCTTCCTCGGGCGCAAGAACGGCCTCGTGACGGCGTTGTATGGCGAGATCGGCAAGGCGCCGGCAGACCAGAAGCGCGAGATCGGGAGGCTGGCCAACGAGCTGAAGCAGGCCGTGGAGGCCGGGCTCGAGGCGCGCAAGGCCACGCTCGGCGCGTCTGCGACCCGCGCCGCCGGCCTGGACCTGACGCTGGCGCCTCGCCCACTCCCCGTCGGCTCGCGTCACCCGCTCAACGCGATGCGCGAGCGCATCGAGCGCATCTTCGTGCGCATGGGCTACGAGATCCTCGACGGCCCCGAGACCGAGGACGACTGGCACTGCTTCGAGGCGCTGAACATGCCGGCCGAGCACCCGGCGCGCGACGCGCAGGACACGCTCTACCTCGCGCAGCCGTTCGTGCAGGGCGTGCGCGCGACCGGCGAGCCCGGCGCGGGCGTCACGCTGCGGCCGGCGACGCTGCTGCGCACGCACACGTCGGCGATGCAGATCCGGTACATGGAGCGGCACGCGCCGCCCATCCGGATCATCGCGCCGGGTCGCGTCTACCGGCGAGACAACCTCGACCTCACGCACACGCCGATGTTCCAGCAGGTCGAGGCGCTCGTCGTCGGTGAGCAGGTGACGATGGCCGACCTGAAGGGCACGCTGCTCGGCTTCGCGCGCGAGTTCTTCGACCCGAAGACGCCGATCATGTTCAAGCCGTCGTTCTTCCCGTACACCGAGCCGAGCGCCGAGGTGTTCGTCGGTTGCCAGTCGTGCTTCGGCAGCGGCTGCTCGATGTGCAAGCGCACCGGCTGGATCGAGATCGGCGGCAGCGGCATGGTGCACCCCTCGGTGTTCGAGGCCGTCGGCATCGATCCCGAGCGGTACACCGGCTTCGCCTTCGGCATGGGCATCGAGCGCCTCGCGCTGCTCGCCCATCGCGTCGACGACATCAGGGCGTTCTACGAGAACGACCTCCGCTTCCTGGAGCAGTTCGCGTCGTGA